In Edaphobacter paludis, a single window of DNA contains:
- the thiS gene encoding sulfur carrier protein ThiS, whose translation MSLTLVLNGQSRTFDALSQPASLDLVIAELGLQGDRVAVEHNGQIVPRSAWPQTGVAAEDRLEVVHFVGGGS comes from the coding sequence ATGTCTCTTACGCTTGTTCTCAATGGCCAATCCCGCACCTTTGACGCTCTTTCACAGCCAGCGAGCCTCGATCTGGTGATCGCCGAACTTGGGCTGCAGGGAGATCGCGTGGCGGTGGAACATAATGGCCAGATCGTTCCTCGCAGTGCCTGGCCGCAGACGGGTGTGGCGGCTGAGGATCGGCTGGAAGTGGTCCATTTTGTGGGTGGCGGAAGCTAG
- a CDS encoding lysylphosphatidylglycerol synthase transmembrane domain-containing protein, whose amino-acid sequence MSSSTGGRNLVKVVPGLLISAFFLWYTFKGISFSQIRALRLAHPVWILGVLGFTLASYTLRCVRWTRMMRSTGARFTVCARVLMTSLAANNILPFRIGDVMRIFTYAPDLGASPSVILSTVILEKLLDVFVVGLIFIATMGRDLPVKIRHGADIAVLISVVGLLIFMLGAAHLEAPLRRIFAKLPANKFVQKLEHWLLLAVDTLRQQGIAGNLFLLLQSFTIWICEGMIFLTAIHLVGLSTDVLGPWEAVSFANLSYMLPSSPGAIGTFEWAVKSALASHGTPHAPAAVFGLAIHAWLLVSITGAGGLIFLIHRFKIHNHKPLLEEIETLPTELP is encoded by the coding sequence ATGAGTTCGTCAACCGGCGGTCGCAATCTTGTGAAGGTCGTCCCCGGCCTTCTTATCAGCGCTTTTTTTCTTTGGTACACGTTCAAGGGAATCTCCTTTTCGCAAATTCGCGCCTTACGTCTTGCGCACCCTGTCTGGATTCTGGGCGTGCTGGGTTTTACGCTGGCCAGCTATACGCTCCGCTGCGTCCGCTGGACACGGATGATGCGTTCGACAGGCGCCCGCTTTACCGTCTGCGCGCGCGTGCTGATGACTTCGCTCGCGGCCAATAATATTCTGCCATTTCGCATCGGCGATGTGATGCGCATCTTCACTTACGCGCCGGACCTGGGCGCTTCGCCATCCGTCATTCTCAGTACCGTCATTCTTGAAAAGCTTCTGGATGTCTTTGTTGTGGGTCTTATCTTCATCGCCACCATGGGGCGCGATCTTCCGGTTAAAATCCGTCACGGTGCTGACATTGCAGTCCTTATCTCCGTCGTCGGTCTTCTTATCTTTATGCTCGGAGCCGCGCACCTTGAAGCCCCCCTTCGCCGCATCTTCGCAAAGCTTCCAGCGAACAAGTTCGTCCAGAAACTAGAACACTGGCTTCTCCTTGCTGTAGATACACTCCGTCAGCAGGGAATTGCCGGTAACCTCTTTCTGCTACTGCAAAGCTTCACCATCTGGATCTGTGAAGGGATGATCTTCCTCACCGCCATCCATCTCGTCGGCCTCAGCACGGATGTCCTCGGCCCGTGGGAGGCAGTCTCCTTTGCAAATCTCTCCTACATGCTGCCCAGTTCACCTGGCGCCATCGGCACCTTTGAGTGGGCCGTGAAATCAGCACTGGCCAGCCACGGAACTCCGCACGCTCCAGCCGCCGTCTTTGGCCTGGCCATTCACGCCTGGTTGCTCGTGTCCATTACCGGAGCAGGCGGCCTGATCTTCCTCATCCATCGCTTCAAGATCCACAATCACAAGCCATTGCTTGAAGAGATTGAGACGCTGCCTACCGAACTTCCATGA
- a CDS encoding glycosyl hydrolase family 79 C-terminal domain-containing protein, translated as MIKNTGTNRRTFLAGTALACGEIFSKKAFGAFSTTTGAYPIRVALDSTRTIGAIPSDFTGLGFEISSVAVANLLTAANHTYVQLVRNLGKNGVIRIGGNTSDYSSYEPQGKLLSTPKGTIVNEDSLRQLGSFLDATGWKLIWGLNLGNNTEQNAVEEARAIVRFTKDKLLAFEIGNEPDLFGHEGHRPRGYSYEDYLADYRRYKSAIRAALPGVPLAGPDVAGATDWAIRFAKDEGSDLKLLTHHYYRGGARNPASTLDLLLQSDLRLAPDLAKMKQAADGASIPFRICETNSFSGGGKPGVSDTLGSALWMLDYMLTVAWSGGGGVNMETGVNQLDFVSSYSPISDDGHGMYAAAPDYYGMLAFAQGGQGERLALDYDPGPVNVKIYAAAQDRGRMVLTIINKDVSRDVEIEFSSEQHFTHASVMRLLGQGLESRSGVTFAGAAVGADGTWRPAKVESITIRGKAGRIQIPAGSAAVVAVEARP; from the coding sequence ATGATCAAAAATACAGGCACCAATCGTAGAACTTTTCTTGCGGGGACAGCTCTCGCATGTGGCGAGATATTTTCAAAGAAGGCTTTCGGAGCTTTCAGCACGACGACTGGGGCTTATCCTATACGGGTTGCGCTAGACTCGACGCGCACGATTGGCGCGATTCCATCGGACTTTACTGGTCTCGGCTTTGAGATCTCATCGGTGGCAGTGGCCAATCTGCTGACAGCGGCAAATCACACCTATGTACAACTCGTCCGTAACCTGGGGAAGAATGGAGTGATACGGATTGGCGGGAACACCTCCGATTACTCCTCTTATGAGCCACAAGGCAAGCTGCTTTCGACTCCCAAGGGGACCATTGTCAACGAGGATAGCCTTCGGCAGCTCGGGAGTTTTCTGGATGCTACCGGATGGAAGCTGATCTGGGGATTGAACCTCGGCAATAACACCGAACAGAATGCGGTTGAGGAAGCCCGTGCAATCGTGCGATTCACAAAAGATAAACTCCTTGCCTTCGAAATCGGCAATGAGCCTGACCTGTTCGGGCATGAGGGCCACAGACCACGCGGATACAGTTATGAGGACTATCTCGCCGACTATCGGCGCTATAAGTCTGCTATTCGCGCCGCGTTGCCCGGCGTTCCGCTTGCAGGCCCAGACGTGGCAGGGGCGACTGACTGGGCTATCCGCTTTGCAAAAGATGAGGGCAGCGACTTAAAGTTGCTGACCCACCACTATTACCGTGGCGGAGCCCGCAATCCGGCAAGCACGCTCGATCTGCTGCTGCAAAGCGATCTCAGGCTGGCACCGGATCTCGCGAAGATGAAACAGGCTGCCGACGGTGCATCGATTCCATTTCGTATCTGTGAAACAAACTCGTTCTCTGGCGGAGGCAAGCCGGGTGTGAGCGATACCCTTGGCTCCGCGCTATGGATGCTGGACTACATGTTGACGGTGGCCTGGAGCGGAGGCGGTGGTGTGAATATGGAGACCGGGGTTAATCAACTGGACTTCGTCAGCTCCTATTCGCCGATCAGCGATGATGGACATGGCATGTATGCTGCGGCTCCCGACTACTATGGGATGCTTGCTTTCGCGCAGGGTGGGCAGGGAGAGCGGCTTGCGCTCGACTACGATCCTGGACCGGTCAACGTCAAAATTTATGCCGCCGCCCAGGACCGGGGCCGCATGGTTTTGACGATCATCAATAAAGATGTCTCCCGCGATGTCGAGATTGAATTCAGCTCGGAGCAGCATTTCACCCATGCAAGCGTCATGCGTCTCCTTGGGCAAGGTCTTGAGAGCAGGTCGGGTGTGACTTTTGCCGGGGCCGCCGTCGGAGCGGACGGAACGTGGCGTCCGGCTAAAGTGGAATCCATTACGATTCGCGGGAAGGCTGGGAGGATTCAGATACCTGCAGGGAGTGCTGCCGTGGTTGCCGTAGAGGCAAGACCATAA
- a CDS encoding zinc metalloprotease HtpX produces MNTFKSTLLLVVLTLFLLFVGERIGGRNGMLLAFALSVVFNFGTYFYSDKLALAMYRAQPVTRAELPRAYEVVERLTAKQGLPMPKIYVLPTESPNAFATGRNPQHASVAVTHGILELLDDEELEGVLAHELGHVRNRDILTSSIAATLAGAITMIARMGYWASLFGGYGDRDSRERGGGLSSLLMLILAPIAATLIQLAISRSREYEADATGAHLTGNPYALARALQKLDAYSKRIPMQASPSTAHLFIVAPLLGSGGFANLFSTHPPIPERIRRLIGRDYA; encoded by the coding sequence ATGAATACATTCAAATCGACACTGCTGCTGGTAGTTCTTACACTCTTTCTGCTGTTCGTTGGAGAGCGTATCGGCGGACGAAACGGAATGCTGCTGGCATTCGCGCTGTCGGTGGTGTTCAATTTTGGTACCTATTTCTACTCGGACAAACTGGCGTTGGCCATGTACAGGGCCCAGCCTGTGACCCGCGCCGAGTTGCCACGGGCTTATGAAGTTGTAGAGCGGTTGACGGCAAAGCAGGGTCTACCCATGCCAAAGATTTACGTGCTGCCTACCGAATCACCAAACGCCTTTGCCACAGGGCGAAATCCGCAACATGCATCCGTAGCCGTGACGCATGGCATTCTGGAATTGCTGGATGACGAAGAACTGGAGGGCGTGCTGGCGCATGAACTTGGCCATGTGCGCAACCGGGATATCCTCACCAGCTCCATCGCAGCAACGCTTGCGGGAGCCATTACGATGATCGCCCGCATGGGGTATTGGGCTTCCCTCTTTGGCGGCTATGGAGACCGCGACAGCCGAGAGCGTGGCGGCGGACTCAGCAGTTTATTGATGCTGATTCTTGCGCCCATTGCGGCGACACTGATTCAACTGGCTATCTCGCGCTCGCGGGAGTACGAAGCCGACGCCACGGGAGCGCATCTGACCGGCAATCCGTACGCCCTGGCGCGGGCGCTGCAAAAGCTCGATGCTTATTCGAAGCGGATTCCGATGCAGGCATCTCCGTCGACGGCGCACTTGTTTATCGTCGCACCCTTGCTGGGTAGCGGCGGTTTTGCAAATTTGTTTTCGACGCACCCGCCAATTCCCGAGCGGATTCGGCGATTGATTGGACGGGACTACGCTTAA
- a CDS encoding metal-sensitive transcriptional regulator gives MDPELKASNLRRLRRIEGQIRGLHRMVDEDRYCADILIQVSSVQEALRSVARALMRNHLTHCATHAISEGSEEEKKAMYDELLEMIYKNAR, from the coding sequence GTGGACCCGGAGCTCAAGGCTTCCAATCTACGTCGCCTGCGCCGCATCGAAGGCCAGATTCGCGGGCTGCACCGGATGGTCGATGAAGACAGATATTGCGCCGATATTCTTATTCAGGTCTCTTCCGTGCAGGAGGCGCTGCGGTCGGTCGCTCGGGCCTTGATGCGCAATCACCTGACGCACTGCGCCACCCATGCCATCAGCGAAGGGTCGGAAGAAGAAAAGAAGGCGATGTATGACGAGCTGCTGGAGATGATCTACAAAAATGCTCGCTAA
- a CDS encoding heavy metal translocating P-type ATPase has protein sequence MAHGLMSEEAGKTTLERVEIPVTGMTCAACQSFVQRTLQGEAGVQSASVNLMLHRAAVTFDPGVVSASKLVEKIRSTGYGAELPVLDESVLDAQERNDEEQRSEYRQLRWKAGVSVAAGVVAMIVSMPLMSMNSVGGMERMKDPFLNWSMRVLDSALRKAMPWMYSVDASAIRWFLFALAVLVAGWAGRRFYVKAWSALLHKTADMNTLIALGTGAAFLYSAASTIAPGYFVAHGIAPDVYFEAGILIIGLVLVGNMLESRAKGQTAVALRKLVQLQPKTARVLRDGAEHDLPVDQIQHGDLILVRPGERIPADGEVVSGQSSVDESMLTGESLPVEKRAQDRVIGGTLNQQGALQYRATMLGAQSMLAQIVRLLREAQGSRAPIQRLADRVSAIFVPSVLGIAVLTFVAWRFFAPGAGIMQACAAAVTVLVIACPCAMGLAVPTAVMVATGRGATFGLLVKGGEALQRLEKIDTVVLDKTGTITAGRPEVTDVLVASSTGLDEQHLKERLVRLAAALERASEHPLGAAVVHYARQQNLVLEEPESFASQAGFGISGVVEGRATLVGNDSLMEQNGISVAPLQASAERLAEEGKTPLWIAIDGALEGVIAVADTVKPASIGAIRQFHREGLRVVMLTGDNERTARAIAREVGVDDVIAGVLPAGKVDAIKRLQAEGRVVAMVGDGVNDAPALAQADVGVTMGTGADVAMEAGDVTLMHSELTGVAAAIALSRATMRVIRQNLFWAFVYNVVGIPLAAGAFYPVFGLLLSPVLASAAMALSSFSVVMNSLRLRRLRLA, from the coding sequence CAGTACAGGATATGGGGCGGAACTGCCGGTGCTGGACGAATCGGTTTTGGATGCTCAGGAGAGGAATGACGAGGAGCAACGAAGCGAATATCGACAGTTGCGCTGGAAGGCCGGGGTGAGTGTTGCGGCTGGCGTAGTTGCCATGATTGTGTCGATGCCGTTGATGAGTATGAATAGCGTGGGCGGCATGGAGCGCATGAAAGACCCGTTCCTGAACTGGTCGATGCGAGTGCTCGATTCGGCGCTGCGTAAGGCGATGCCCTGGATGTATTCGGTTGATGCGAGCGCTATTCGCTGGTTTTTGTTTGCGCTGGCGGTATTGGTTGCGGGATGGGCGGGGCGGCGTTTCTATGTCAAGGCGTGGTCGGCTCTACTGCATAAGACAGCGGACATGAATACGCTGATTGCGCTGGGCACGGGTGCGGCGTTTCTCTATTCAGCCGCGAGCACGATTGCGCCGGGATACTTTGTCGCGCATGGCATCGCGCCTGATGTTTATTTTGAAGCGGGCATCCTGATTATCGGCTTGGTGCTGGTTGGCAATATGCTTGAGAGCCGAGCCAAGGGGCAGACGGCGGTGGCATTGCGCAAGCTGGTGCAGCTGCAACCAAAGACGGCGCGCGTGCTTCGGGACGGCGCGGAGCATGATTTGCCCGTAGACCAGATTCAACATGGCGATTTGATTCTGGTGCGTCCCGGCGAGCGTATTCCTGCGGATGGCGAGGTTGTCTCCGGCCAGAGCAGCGTGGATGAGTCGATGCTTACGGGAGAGTCGCTGCCCGTTGAAAAGAGAGCGCAGGACCGGGTAATCGGCGGCACGCTCAATCAGCAGGGAGCGTTGCAATACCGTGCGACCATGCTGGGAGCGCAGAGTATGCTAGCGCAGATTGTGCGGCTTCTGCGGGAGGCGCAGGGGTCGCGTGCGCCGATTCAGCGGCTTGCAGACCGGGTGAGTGCGATCTTTGTGCCTTCGGTGCTGGGCATTGCCGTTTTGACCTTTGTAGCGTGGCGGTTCTTTGCGCCGGGCGCGGGCATCATGCAGGCTTGTGCCGCCGCCGTGACGGTGTTGGTGATTGCTTGTCCTTGTGCGATGGGATTGGCTGTTCCTACGGCTGTGATGGTGGCGACTGGGCGCGGCGCGACCTTTGGTCTGCTTGTAAAAGGGGGCGAGGCGCTGCAGCGCCTTGAGAAGATTGATACGGTCGTGCTTGACAAGACCGGCACCATCACCGCTGGACGTCCAGAGGTGACAGACGTCCTGGTGGCATCGTCGACGGGGTTGGATGAGCAGCATCTCAAAGAGCGTTTGGTGCGACTTGCTGCTGCGCTGGAACGCGCCAGTGAACATCCTCTGGGCGCGGCTGTGGTTCACTATGCGCGGCAGCAGAACCTGGTATTAGAGGAGCCGGAGAGCTTTGCATCACAGGCCGGCTTCGGCATCTCGGGCGTTGTCGAAGGAAGAGCGACGTTGGTGGGCAATGACTCGTTGATGGAACAGAACGGAATCTCTGTTGCGCCGCTGCAAGCGAGTGCGGAACGGCTGGCGGAGGAGGGAAAGACACCGCTGTGGATTGCGATCGACGGCGCTTTGGAGGGAGTGATCGCCGTCGCCGATACGGTGAAGCCTGCGTCTATCGGAGCGATCCGACAGTTTCATCGTGAGGGTCTTCGCGTGGTGATGCTGACAGGGGATAACGAGCGGACAGCGCGTGCGATTGCGCGCGAAGTCGGCGTGGACGATGTGATTGCAGGCGTGCTTCCGGCGGGAAAGGTCGATGCGATTAAGCGATTGCAGGCTGAGGGTCGCGTCGTTGCCATGGTGGGCGATGGCGTCAATGATGCTCCCGCGCTGGCGCAGGCAGATGTAGGCGTTACGATGGGGACGGGCGCGGACGTGGCAATGGAAGCGGGCGACGTAACCCTGATGCATAGCGAACTGACCGGGGTTGCGGCGGCCATCGCACTTTCACGCGCCACCATGCGCGTGATTCGGCAAAATCTCTTCTGGGCATTCGTATATAACGTGGTTGGGATTCCGCTGGCTGCTGGAGCGTTTTATCCTGTCTTTGGCCTGCTGCTGAGTCCTGTGCTTGCAAGCGCGGCGATGGCCCTCAGTTCGTTTAGTGTTGTGATGAACAGCCTGCGACTGCGCCGACTGCGGCTCGCATAA
- a CDS encoding glycosyltransferase family 4 protein translates to MRIVQAVFGVFHHFELARELERRGHLEVIYSTWPWARLKREGLHHAKVKTFPWLHTSEMLLLRSGLDAYWLRDQIGYANALAFDEWTLRRIPPCDAFIAISGAGLKTGRLVQQRGGKFICDRGSSHQRYQEKLVADEYRRWGVNLPISDIRDTLREEQIYEAADAITVPSRFAARSFIESGIPAEKLRVIPYGVRLERFTRTGEPPADQFQVLFAGSVGLRKGFPYLLEAFAKLRHPAKRLRVAGTVHPDLKTVLDRLPRENVEFLGSVKQDVLAKLMSTSHVMVLPSLEEGLALVQGQALACGCPVLCSTNTGGEDLFTDSVEGFIVPIRDVSALTERMQQLADDPALQARMSEAALRRVQSIGGWGDYGNQWEAVLKDLIAGHPSANRPEPIPQKL, encoded by the coding sequence ATGCGAATTGTTCAAGCTGTCTTTGGCGTCTTTCATCACTTCGAGCTTGCTCGCGAACTCGAACGCCGCGGACACCTCGAAGTCATCTACTCCACCTGGCCCTGGGCGCGGCTGAAGCGCGAAGGCCTCCACCACGCCAAAGTAAAGACCTTCCCCTGGCTCCATACCTCGGAGATGCTCCTACTCCGTTCAGGACTCGATGCGTACTGGCTCCGCGACCAGATCGGCTATGCCAATGCGCTCGCCTTCGATGAGTGGACCCTCCGCCGCATTCCTCCTTGCGACGCCTTCATCGCCATCTCCGGTGCCGGACTCAAGACCGGACGGCTCGTCCAGCAGCGCGGCGGCAAATTCATCTGCGACCGGGGCTCGTCGCACCAGCGCTATCAGGAAAAGCTAGTCGCCGACGAATACCGTCGCTGGGGTGTCAATCTACCGATCTCCGACATCCGCGACACCCTCCGCGAGGAGCAGATCTACGAAGCAGCGGACGCCATCACCGTCCCTTCGCGCTTCGCCGCCCGATCTTTCATCGAAAGCGGCATCCCTGCGGAGAAGCTCCGCGTCATCCCCTACGGCGTCCGGCTCGAACGCTTCACCCGCACCGGCGAGCCGCCAGCCGACCAGTTCCAGGTCCTCTTCGCCGGCTCCGTCGGCCTCCGCAAGGGATTTCCCTACCTCCTAGAAGCCTTCGCCAAACTCCGCCATCCCGCAAAACGCCTGCGCGTAGCCGGAACGGTCCATCCCGATCTCAAGACCGTGCTCGACCGTCTCCCTCGCGAAAATGTGGAATTTCTAGGCTCCGTCAAGCAGGACGTGCTGGCCAAACTCATGAGCACCAGCCACGTCATGGTCCTTCCCAGCCTCGAAGAGGGCCTCGCCCTCGTGCAAGGTCAAGCGCTGGCCTGCGGCTGCCCCGTCCTCTGCTCCACCAACACCGGCGGCGAAGACCTATTTACGGACAGCGTCGAAGGCTTTATCGTTCCTATCCGCGATGTCTCCGCCCTCACCGAAAGAATGCAGCAGCTGGCCGACGATCCCGCTTTACAAGCAAGAATGAGCGAAGCTGCCCTGCGCCGTGTCCAGAGCATCGGCGGCTGGGGCGACTACGGCAACCAATGGGAGGCAGTTCTTAAAGACCTCATTGCGGGCCATCCATCTGCAAATCGCCCTGAACCGATTCCACAAAAGCTATAA
- a CDS encoding DALR anticodon-binding domain-containing protein yields MYRTIQQSLLARLQAILLAKYDVTIASLAIEQPPNIALGEVALPVAFELAKRLRKAPRVIAAELVAELQEVLPELEGVASVEVAGAGYLNFRLDRTAVVRSIAADKHADIGGPGFRLVEHTSINPNKAAHIGHLRNAILGDTFQRLLRPDSYKRGYEVGVQNYIDNTGVQVADVVVGLVHLEGKTLGSTRELLADLASRGERIDFYCWDLYARVSQWYTADPAQLAARKQLRLDTLHALEAGGNETAAIADLISTAVLHRHLETMERLSIEYDFLPRESEILHLHFWDAARELMIAKGVLYEETEGKNKGCMVMRRASSEVDAEATDEDAKVIVRSNGTVTYVGKDIAYHLWKFGLLPGKDFGYVKFHEYPTHTCWISTDGASDPSHPVFGKADAIYNVIDSRQNDPQNNVVQALRGMGFTDAADRYTHFSYEMVALTPRCAMELGYTISDEDRAKSYIEVSGRKGFGVKADDLLDQLIAAAQAEVDTRHPELEPEARRTIATQIGVGALRYFMLRFTRNTVIAFDFKDALSFEGETGPYVQYAIVRAANIFRKGDTTAEDSLAAIARLDLCAILDSEEGTSLWETWLLASKLTLMIEQGIATAEPAYLAKYAFQLAQQFNNFYHRHHVLKETDPTRKALLLATAAVAQREMVRALGYLGIEAPERM; encoded by the coding sequence ATGTATCGCACAATTCAACAGTCCTTGCTGGCCCGTCTCCAGGCCATTCTGCTTGCAAAATACGACGTTACGATCGCCAGTTTAGCCATTGAGCAGCCCCCGAATATCGCTCTCGGCGAAGTGGCCCTGCCGGTGGCCTTTGAGCTGGCCAAGCGGCTGCGCAAGGCGCCGCGGGTCATCGCTGCGGAACTGGTGGCGGAGTTGCAGGAAGTTCTGCCGGAACTGGAAGGCGTTGCCAGCGTAGAGGTAGCTGGCGCCGGTTATCTCAACTTTCGACTGGATCGGACGGCTGTCGTCCGAAGCATCGCCGCGGATAAGCACGCCGATATCGGCGGCCCGGGCTTTCGGCTGGTCGAGCATACCAGCATCAATCCCAATAAAGCCGCGCATATTGGCCATCTTCGCAATGCGATCCTCGGCGATACCTTTCAGCGGCTGCTTCGCCCGGACAGCTATAAACGCGGCTACGAGGTTGGGGTCCAGAACTACATCGACAACACCGGCGTACAGGTTGCAGATGTTGTGGTTGGATTGGTTCATCTTGAAGGAAAGACGCTGGGGAGTACTCGCGAACTGCTTGCCGACCTCGCCAGTCGCGGCGAGCGTATCGACTTTTATTGCTGGGACCTCTATGCACGGGTCTCGCAGTGGTATACAGCAGACCCGGCGCAACTAGCGGCGCGCAAGCAGCTTCGGCTGGACACGCTTCATGCGCTTGAGGCGGGCGGCAATGAGACTGCTGCTATTGCCGATCTGATTTCTACGGCGGTTCTTCACCGGCATCTGGAGACGATGGAGCGGCTCAGCATTGAATATGATTTTCTACCGCGAGAGAGTGAGATTCTGCACCTTCATTTCTGGGACGCTGCGCGCGAGCTGATGATCGCCAAAGGCGTGCTCTACGAGGAGACTGAAGGCAAGAACAAGGGCTGCATGGTGATGCGCCGGGCAAGCTCAGAGGTTGATGCCGAAGCTACCGACGAAGATGCCAAGGTCATCGTCCGCTCGAACGGGACTGTCACTTATGTTGGCAAGGACATCGCCTATCATCTTTGGAAGTTCGGTCTGCTTCCGGGCAAGGACTTCGGTTATGTGAAGTTCCACGAGTATCCGACGCATACCTGCTGGATCTCTACAGATGGGGCGAGCGATCCCAGCCATCCGGTCTTTGGCAAAGCAGATGCAATTTATAACGTGATCGATTCGCGGCAGAACGATCCGCAGAATAACGTGGTGCAGGCGCTGCGGGGCATGGGCTTTACCGATGCCGCCGATCGCTACACCCACTTCAGCTATGAGATGGTTGCGCTCACTCCACGCTGCGCGATGGAGCTTGGTTACACCATCAGCGACGAAGACCGCGCGAAATCCTATATCGAGGTGAGCGGACGGAAGGGCTTCGGCGTGAAAGCCGATGATCTGCTGGACCAGTTGATCGCTGCTGCGCAGGCGGAGGTCGATACGCGGCATCCTGAGCTTGAACCTGAGGCGCGGCGTACCATTGCCACCCAGATCGGCGTCGGCGCACTGCGGTATTTCATGCTTCGCTTCACGCGAAATACTGTGATTGCCTTTGACTTCAAAGATGCGTTGAGCTTTGAGGGCGAGACCGGGCCTTATGTGCAGTACGCCATCGTGCGTGCCGCCAACATCTTTCGCAAGGGGGACACTACGGCAGAGGATTCGCTGGCCGCGATTGCGCGGCTCGATCTCTGCGCGATCCTTGACAGCGAAGAGGGAACCAGCCTGTGGGAGACCTGGCTGCTGGCCTCGAAGCTGACTTTGATGATCGAGCAAGGCATCGCTACGGCAGAGCCTGCCTATCTGGCCAAATACGCCTTCCAACTGGCGCAGCAGTTCAACAACTTCTACCATCGCCACCATGTGCTGAAGGAGACAGATCCCACTCGCAAGGCGCTGTTGCTGGCCACGGCCGCCGTCGCGCAGCGCGAGATGGTTCGCGCCCTGGGATATCTCGGGATTGAGGCGCCTGAACGTATGTAA
- a CDS encoding carboxypeptidase regulatory-like domain-containing protein has protein sequence MTFSTRNLKRVAGIATLFVAISGFAVAESITGTVINKTTNKPAAGDDVVLIQLAQGMQEAARTKTDSRGRFTLEVPNAGMHLVRVTHDKAAYFRPAPPGTQSVEVEVYNAAAKVAGVTGEADVMRVQTDASGKKLDVVENFFIKNDSNPPRTQFSPKSFEFYLPAGAIVEGSAALGPGSMPVKASPMPLGDPNHYAFIFPIRPGETRFQITYSLPYSGTFKFAPRVTMPTDTVAIMMPKSMTFAGGSSTSYAPVTEETTAQTYVARNVTPSQALDFTLSGSGQLPRDTEAAATSGDSGQPAAAPQSTAAADTRPGGGLGNPIDPTGNDDPWAKYKWWILGGLGLAMAAGAGIMLKGNPAKPAYAGAAPIAPAGPNASLAALKEELFALEADKLQGRLTDAEYAEQKSALEVVLRRALLRSEPGGSASKIDGPVL, from the coding sequence GTGACCTTCTCCACTCGAAACCTGAAACGTGTTGCAGGAATTGCTACGCTGTTTGTCGCAATCTCCGGTTTTGCCGTCGCCGAGTCCATCACCGGCACTGTGATCAACAAGACGACCAACAAGCCCGCCGCCGGCGACGATGTTGTGCTCATCCAGCTTGCCCAGGGGATGCAGGAGGCAGCGCGGACAAAGACCGACTCGCGGGGCCGATTCACGCTGGAGGTTCCCAATGCCGGAATGCATTTGGTGCGGGTGACCCATGACAAGGCAGCCTACTTCCGCCCGGCGCCTCCGGGAACGCAGTCCGTCGAGGTCGAAGTCTACAACGCCGCCGCCAAGGTAGCTGGAGTCACCGGCGAAGCCGACGTCATGCGCGTCCAGACCGATGCGAGCGGCAAAAAACTCGACGTGGTCGAGAACTTCTTCATTAAGAACGACTCCAATCCGCCGCGGACACAGTTCAGCCCGAAGTCCTTCGAGTTCTATCTTCCTGCAGGTGCGATTGTCGAAGGATCGGCAGCGCTTGGCCCGGGGAGTATGCCAGTGAAAGCTTCCCCGATGCCACTGGGAGACCCGAACCACTATGCATTTATCTTTCCCATCCGGCCAGGCGAGACGCGGTTTCAGATTACCTACAGCTTGCCCTACAGTGGAACCTTCAAATTTGCGCCGCGCGTGACCATGCCGACGGACACCGTTGCGATCATGATGCCGAAGAGCATGACCTTCGCGGGCGGCTCTTCTACGTCTTACGCGCCGGTGACCGAAGAGACTACGGCCCAGACATACGTGGCGCGCAATGTAACTCCATCGCAGGCACTTGATTTCACCTTGTCAGGAAGCGGTCAGCTTCCACGGGACACAGAGGCTGCGGCTACTTCGGGAGACTCCGGCCAGCCTGCAGCCGCGCCACAATCCACTGCGGCGGCGGACACGCGCCCTGGTGGCGGTTTGGGAAATCCTATCGACCCGACCGGCAACGACGATCCTTGGGCGAAGTATAAGTGGTGGATTCTGGGCGGCCTGGGATTGGCGATGGCTGCTGGCGCGGGAATCATGCTGAAAGGCAATCCTGCGAAGCCTGCCTACGCTGGAGCTGCGCCGATAGCGCCTGCGGGACCAAACGCTTCCCTTGCGGCACTGAAGGAAGAGTTGTTTGCCCTGGAGGCAGACAAGTTACAGGGGCGCCTGACCGACGCTGAATACGCCGAGCAGAAGTCCGCGCTCGAGGTCGTGCTGCGCCGCGCTCTCCTGCGCAGCGAACCTGGCGGCAGTGCGTCTAAGATTGACGGGCCTGTTCTATAG